A DNA window from Vigna angularis cultivar LongXiaoDou No.4 chromosome 1, ASM1680809v1, whole genome shotgun sequence contains the following coding sequences:
- the LOC108329418 gene encoding RING-H2 finger protein ATL47: MRNIQIETKQNGDVKYSYESYPQSPFSAYQAPNDGNTTNEQESTTPSSLSRISPLILLVIIILAVIFFVYGLVHLVLWFFMKTPTSSSIYNSNRFHESMRSRVLQRQLQQLFRLHDSGIDQALIDALPVFHYQDLLGSKEPFDCAVCLCEFSEDDKLRLLPMCTHAFHMTCLDTWLLSNSTCPLCRASLSNYVENQNENENPILFNVGIGNSNSLVLPSGVRGEEENGFSESERSVGKRVFSVRLGKFRNNGMELGNGDSCSLNERRCYSMGSYRYVVRDSNLQVVLSESGDVSENENVKGKRISDSTKGESFSVSKIWLWSKNHTFHASNAPFP, from the coding sequence ATGCGCAACATTCAGATTGAAACGAAGCAAAACGGTGATGTGAAGTACTCGTATGAGTCATATCCTCAATCTCCTTTCTCAGCTTATCAAGCTCCAAACGATGGTAACACTACCAACGAGCAAGAATCAACAACGCCGTCATCTCTCAGCAGAATCAGTCCACTCATTTTACTGGTCATAATTATTCTAGCAGTTATCTTCTTCGTGTATGGACTTGTCCATTTGGTTCTATGGTTTTTCATGAAAACACCAACCTCTTCATCAATCTACAACTCCAACAGGTTCCACGAATCCATGCGCTCACGTGTTCTTCAGAGGCAGCTTCAACAACTCTTCCGCTTGCACGATTCAGGTATAGACCAAGCCCTCATAGACGCTCTACCAGTTTTCCATTACCAAGACTTGCTGGGTTCAAAGGAACCGTTTGATTGTGCCGTGTGTTTATGCGAGTTCTCCGAGGACGACAAGCTGAGGTTGCTTCCTATGTGCACACACGCCTTTCACATGACCTGTCTTGACACGTGGCTTCTCTCGAATTCCACGTGTCCTCTTTGCAGGGCGTCTCTCTCGAACTACGTGGagaatcaaaatgaaaatgaaaatcctattttgtttaatgttggTATTGGGAATTCAAATTCCTTGGTTCTGCCAAGTGGGGTGAGAGGTGAGGAAGAGAACGGGTTTTCAGAGAGTGAAAGATCAGTTGGGAAAAGGGTGTTTTCTGTGAGGCTTGGAAAATTCAGAAACAATGGGATGGAGTTAGGGAATGGAGATAGTTGTAGCTTGAACGAGAGAAGATGCTACTCCATGGGTTCATATAGGTATGTGGTTCGTGATTCCAATCTGCAAGTGGTTTTATCTGAATCTGGTGATGTTTCAGAAAATGAGAATGTGAAGGGAAAGAGGATAAGCGACTCAACCAAAGGTGAGAGCTTCTCTGTTTCCAAGATATGGCTTTGGTCCAAGAACCATACATTTCATGCTTCTAATGCACCTTTCCCTTAA
- the LOC108347717 gene encoding ubiquitin-conjugating enzyme E2-23 kDa isoform X1 — protein sequence MSSPSKRREMDVMKLMMSDYAVETINDGLSEFNVEFHGPKESLYEGGVWKIRVELPDAYPYKSPSIGFVNKIFHPNVDELSGSVCLDVINQSWSPMFDLLNVFEVFLPQLLLYPNASDPLNGDAASLMMKDKKLYDQKVKEYCERYAKKENISNSTAGEESGDEEDISEEDSGSSDDDIPGHADP from the exons GATGATGAGCGATTATGCAGTGGAGACGATAAACGATGGACTTAGTGAATTCAATGTTGAGTTTCATGGTCCAAAAGAAA GTCTTTATGAAGGCGGTGTCTGGAAAATTCGTGTTGAGCTTCCTGATGCTTACCCATATAAATCCCCTTCTATTGGCTTTGTGAACAAAATATTCCATCCTAATGTCGATGAGTT ATCTGGCTCTGTATGCTTGGATGTTATTAACCAATCTTGGAGCCCAATGTTTG ATCTTCTAAATGTCTTTGAAGTTTTTCTTCCACAACTCCTGCTTTATCCAAATGCTTCAGATCCTCTCAATGGCGATGCAGCATCGTTAATGATGAAGGATAAAAAGTTGTATGACCAGAAAGTTAAAG AGTACTGTGAGCGGTATGCTAAGAAGGAAAACATTAGCAACTCTACAGCTGGTGAGGAGAGTGGAGATGAGGAAGACATCAGTGAAGAAGACAGTGGATCTAGTGATGATGACATTCCTGGTCATGCTGATCCTTAA
- the LOC108347717 gene encoding ubiquitin-conjugating enzyme E2-23 kDa isoform X2 encodes MMSDYAVETINDGLSEFNVEFHGPKESLYEGGVWKIRVELPDAYPYKSPSIGFVNKIFHPNVDELSGSVCLDVINQSWSPMFDLLNVFEVFLPQLLLYPNASDPLNGDAASLMMKDKKLYDQKVKEYCERYAKKENISNSTAGEESGDEEDISEEDSGSSDDDIPGHADP; translated from the exons ATGATGAGCGATTATGCAGTGGAGACGATAAACGATGGACTTAGTGAATTCAATGTTGAGTTTCATGGTCCAAAAGAAA GTCTTTATGAAGGCGGTGTCTGGAAAATTCGTGTTGAGCTTCCTGATGCTTACCCATATAAATCCCCTTCTATTGGCTTTGTGAACAAAATATTCCATCCTAATGTCGATGAGTT ATCTGGCTCTGTATGCTTGGATGTTATTAACCAATCTTGGAGCCCAATGTTTG ATCTTCTAAATGTCTTTGAAGTTTTTCTTCCACAACTCCTGCTTTATCCAAATGCTTCAGATCCTCTCAATGGCGATGCAGCATCGTTAATGATGAAGGATAAAAAGTTGTATGACCAGAAAGTTAAAG AGTACTGTGAGCGGTATGCTAAGAAGGAAAACATTAGCAACTCTACAGCTGGTGAGGAGAGTGGAGATGAGGAAGACATCAGTGAAGAAGACAGTGGATCTAGTGATGATGACATTCCTGGTCATGCTGATCCTTAA
- the LOC108347717 gene encoding ubiquitin-conjugating enzyme E2 4 isoform X3: MSSPSKRREMDVMKLMMSDYAVETINDGLSEFNVEFHGPKESLYEGGVWKIRVELPDAYPYKSPSIGFVNKIFHPNVDELSGSVCLDVINQSWSPMFDLLNVFEVFLPQLLLYPNASDPLNGDAASLMMKDKKLYDQKVKA; this comes from the exons GATGATGAGCGATTATGCAGTGGAGACGATAAACGATGGACTTAGTGAATTCAATGTTGAGTTTCATGGTCCAAAAGAAA GTCTTTATGAAGGCGGTGTCTGGAAAATTCGTGTTGAGCTTCCTGATGCTTACCCATATAAATCCCCTTCTATTGGCTTTGTGAACAAAATATTCCATCCTAATGTCGATGAGTT ATCTGGCTCTGTATGCTTGGATGTTATTAACCAATCTTGGAGCCCAATGTTTG ATCTTCTAAATGTCTTTGAAGTTTTTCTTCCACAACTCCTGCTTTATCCAAATGCTTCAGATCCTCTCAATGGCGATGCAGCATCGTTAATGATGAAGGATAAAAAGTTGTATGACCAGAAAGTTAAAG CTTAA